The DNA sequence TGGTCAACCACACCATTTTTAGCAACCCCAACGGTGTTTTCCGATCAAATCCCGGAAGAAAACTGCGCCGTCCTCTCCAAGTTTCTTCTTTTGCTGCAACTTCTCCCATCAGGTAAAGACGATCGTTTTGACTTTAATgttcttcaatttttaatttttttacatgGGTTGTTTAGTGTTATGTTATTGCTGATTGGGGTCGTTAAGAATTAGGTAAATTGTCATGGAAAATATATGGTTTTGTGAAAAGAGAGTAAATTTGGATTGTATATGGTTTGCTGATTGCATAATGTTCTTGCAAGGAAAGGTTGTTGTATAACGTGCACTGGAGAAGCATTTCCCGTTAGGATTTTAACAATCTAATCACATTTTAGACAAGTTTTCAAAGGGTTTTGAGGTTTAATTATTCACTAATTTTCTGTTGGGCTTACTGTAGCTCTTTCGAAATTTGTGCAATCTCTAGAGAAATCTATTTGTTGCATTTCCAAAACCAGTATATTGTTGCCGTCCaacccttttgttttttttttgggagtcCAACCCTTTGAGTTTACCAATATAGTTAAGTAGTTTGTTGTTTTGACTGCTAGAAAAGTCCAGTCTTGGTTCAtgaaagagtaaattgtaactCAATTTGAGCAATCGtctcttaactaaaaattcattatcattgatcattcaactcattaaaacgtgcagctatggtccctcaactaaaattcAATTATCATTgttccctcaactttaatccaacttgAGAAATgattcctcaactttaacccaatcagagcaatgatccctcaactttaacccaattgtagctatgatccttccaacataactcattttgacaaaattctaacgaagttaacgaaaatgatcatagctacacattttgatgagttgagggaccccaattgtagaaatgatcattccaacataacttattttgacaaaattttgacgaagttgacgaaaaagactatagctacacattttgatgagtcgAGGGATCAatgataatggatttttagttgagggagcTTGCTCCAATTTAATTTATCTACAAACTATGAATTAAATAACATTAGCTGACTCATTTGATACTCTTTGTCTGTCAGGTGAGGtgattttgttatttgtttgtatttgagACTTGATTAGTCTATTATTATGCTTGACATCGAACGAAAAAATCGAGCTATTGTTACAATAAAATAACTTGAGACTTGCAGCCAAGTGCTGCATGTTTTGTAAAATCATGTTATGTTTCTCTTGGCAGCCGGAAATTTATCCATGTGAACTCATTTCTGCTGCAATTAGCATACTTGTTAAGATCATTACTAGTTCAAATGTGCCCAACGATGCCTATGTATCAGGAGGTTTTATGTAAAAGCGAATGAACTTACTATTTCTCAGTGAATCAACAATTTTTCGCAGCCTAACTTCTGACATCGTGCTTCTTTTTCGTATAGGTATTCAAGTAAGAAAAGGGTGGATGAGAGCGAAATCTTAACTCTAGACAGTATAAGGCACTCTTTGATTCGACAAGAGGATAGCATAATATTTAGCCTTTTGGAAAGGACTCAGTATTGTTATAACGCAGACACATATGACCATGACACCTTCTCGATGGAAGGATTTCGTGGGTCACTGGTTGAGTTTATGGTCAGGGAAACTGAAAAACTCCATGCCCAGGTAATCTAAATGagatataaaagattaaaagcAGCAAGCTCTTCCTGAAGAAGGGATCCCCTGTAATGATGTTGGAGATTTTCTTAACTACCTTTCGTTTTTGCAAGCCAGGTGGGGAGATACAAGAGCCCGGATGAACATCCTTTCTTCCCAGCACACTTACCTGAGCCAATGCTTCCTCCTTTGCAGTACCCTCAGGTAAATTCTGATACACAACATGATAATTACCCTTGTGTTTGTAAGTTTTTAAGTTCACTCGCATAATTCGGCTTGTTTTACTCTATGTTTTCTTAGTGATTTCTGACCTGCGTTTTCTCTGATAACGAAACTAGGTTTTGCATCCGCATGCCGATtcaattaatataaacaataagGTTTGGAATATGTACTTTAGAGATCTCCTTCCCAGATTAGTCAAAGCAGGAGACGATGGTAATTGTGGATCAGCTGCTGTTTGTGACACACTTTGTTTGCAGGTAAACCATTAAACCACTATTAACTGAAATTATTACAAATACacatataatagtttattaAGTTGTCACATTATACTAGTTTAGGGAGTTAAGTGTCGTATTATAGTTAAGAGgcttgttttatttgtttttctgtttCGTCTCTTTTTTTGTCTGGTTGTTTAGTTTGTGGCgtccaaacaacaacaacaaaaccttatcccactaagttgGGTCGCTTGTATGAATCCTCGAATGCCATTTTGCGCCATATCTTCCATAAGCTCCAAGTACTCCATGTCTTTTCGTAAAGTCTTTTTGCAAGTCTTCCTAAGGCTTCCTCCTCATTGAGTTTATTGAATTCTTCTCTTGCGAACCgatctttgaaattttgagtttgtgaCAATTGTCTAGGATGTTTTTTTCGATGTTTTTGTTCCCTACACTGTTGTTTGAGTTGAATTACTAAAGGTAGACAAAACTTTAAGAAAGAATGACTACTTGCTGCAGTATTCCTCTCTGAATTTTCAGTTAATATGCAAGTATTTGCAAAACTACTACTACGTTAGATAGGCTTGTTCATAAGACTTTGCGTTGTTGTGTTAGATTCTACGTTAATCCTTTTAGCGTACCCTTATTTTTTTATCTCCTTCCAATGTTGGATGTTTGTCACAGGCGCTCTCGAAGAGAATTCACTATGGTAAATTCGTGGCAGAGGCAAAATTCCGTCAATCCCCTGCAGAATACGAGGCTGCCATTAGAGCACAAGTAAGCTtccacttatatatgttccctgATGATCATGGCTTTGCTTGATGGTTCATTATCTCACATATTGaagtcgttttttttttcttgtgccGGTGTGTGGTTCTTGCAGGACGGAAATCAACTGATGGCGCTGCTGACGTTTGAAACAGTTGAAGCAGCGATCAAGAGGAGAGTGGAGATGAAAACGAAAACGTACGGGCAGGAGGTTAAAATCCACGAAGGGGAAGATAATGCAGCTAACCCTGCATATAAAATCAAGCCACATTTGGTTGCCAGTCTCTATGGGGATTGGATCATGCCTCTCACAAAGCAAGTTCAGGTTGAATACCTCTTGAGAAGATTGGATTAAGTGAAAACAATCACAATTGTCCAATAAACCCatgatttcattttgtttaatttattaataCTTATGTAAGTTTTACGGAAGACTTTgcgcaaaaccgagcgcaaCAGTGTTCTAGAATTCATACAATTGACCCTACTTAATGGGATaagattttgtttttgtgataCAGATGTGAAGACAATATTTACAAGTTGAGTTGTTATTTCGTAGACCTTTTAATCTTTTCATACGTGTCACTCGTTTGCTTTGGATTGCTGAATTAGTTTTTGAATGTGAAACttcattaagaaaaaaaatggtcaTGTGAGGAGAGACACATACGTTACAGTATGAACTCTGTAAGTTTTAGCTCGACTACATTCCCCAAACTAGGGTTTGAAAGGATATCATACATATATCCAAAGTTGTCATCTTTCAAATGGCCTGTAAATTACGCGATTTGTGATCCCCACCATGTGCAGAAGAGCCTTTAGCATCCAAAAGGGGAAGAAAACGAAGGAAAATAAGAAACAAAGAATGTGACTTCTAAGTCAAGTGATATTTTTTGTTACCTTATGGATTAAATGAGCACTTAATTATCACGAAAACATCACTTCACCTTCTAACTTTTCCATTGTATCAATTTCTTTACAaactttcactttgtgtcaCATCATTGTCCATTACTTCTTGACTTTTGCTCCATTATATTGACATTATTCTATGTTCACGtgatattaataataaaaaagtaaattatAGCAATAGTTTCTTAACTCTTACTCAATTAAAGCAATggttcctcaactaaaaattcattaccattgatctcttaactcatcaaaatgtgcagaTATGGtcactcaactaaaaatctattaccattggtccctcaactttaatccaactagAGAAAtagtccctcaattttaatctaattggataaatggtccatcaactttaacccaattgtagcaatgatcattctaacataactcattttgacaaaattacgacgaagttgacgaaaatgaccatagctacacgttgCGATGAGTTGAAGGACCCTAATTATAGCAATGGTTCtttcaacataactcattttgatcaaattttgacgaaaatgaccatagctacacattttgatgagttgagggatcaatggtaatgaatttttagttaagatACCAGTGCTTCAATTTGATTGAAGTTGAGGGGCCATTGTTGTAATTTACTCATAATAAAATGTACAACTTCAAGCCAACAAGGTTTTTCTTTTTACGATGGTTGGGGGAAAACGTCTATCTTACGTAgtttcacctttgttttgcaatCTTAACTCAAATTCATGATCTTTTGATCACAAAAGAGTAATATCCATTACTCTAAGACTCATCTCCGACATGATATTAAGaatatgaatgaaaaattgttAGTACATTGAGTATTTTTTAAACAACAATTAACTAGTCAATATGTGAAACAAATGTACTGGAATAACGTGAGATACAAAGAAAAAATCctaagaaattaaataacaaCGGTGAAACTATACTTATGATACTACACACTTTATCTtagccaaaagaagaaaaaaaagtacacATACTCATGATATTACACTTAGATCTTAGCCAAAAGATCGAGGAAGATATACATACTTATTCTTGCGTTCCTAAATTAACTAAGAACGTAATTGTGTAAAGTTTTATAGATAGTTTTCTTATTATAATTATATTCCTCGTTGATTAAGATTTTCTCTCCCTTATTAGTATACTTACGAAACGTTTTCACTATCTCTCTACCGCACCGTCTTTATAATTCCTCAGTAAAATAGGTCTACAATACTTACAATATTGTTTAACGGGTATGTTGATGAGCAAGCCTTAAAATAGTAAATAGTAAACTCTGTCTGTGATTGTCGgtaaaaaagcaaaagaaaagggGCAATAAGAAGGGAAAGTTTGAACTTCTGAACCCATGAAAAGCAGTAAATCGGCGGCCGATTCATGTCGAAAGTACAGAAATACCCTTAACGTTGCTTCCCAAATGATTCGTCTTTATTGATAAGTGTGAGCTGGGGATGTTTGTCTCCATCCGACGGCTTCAGATTAACCGAGAGCAAAAAGGCTTTATATACTCATCGCTGCTcactcaccaccaccacaaccaccacTGTACTCACTAGAGAGAGAgcggaggagagagagtgagagaatgGAGAAAGCTCTGACGAAAGTGAACAGCTTGAAAGTTGGGAGCTTGTGGATCTCGAAGAAGGCCAAGGAAGAATTCTCCAACATCTCCGACGACCTCTCTGTATGTAACAGTAATCTTTCTGTTTGTTCTCTTACCCTTTTGCTTTTTCCCATGATTatgttcttgtttttgtttttggttgttgGTTTTTGGTCGGTATTTGTGTAATGCGGCTTGAATCAAGTTTACCCAGTTCGTGATTTTCTGCTAATCTTGCTTTAGTCGATGGTAAATTGCAATTACCGGTGGATGGGATCTGATCTGTTAGGTTTTTAACCGTAAGAGAGTGAACTGGAAGATGGGTTTTGGGTGTAATCTGAATTTTATTTgctgatttgatttgattttcggTAAATTGTGTTGTGGAAATAAAAGTTAAGGActttaaatttttcaaattgGGAATTAAATAATCTTAGGTTATGGGTTAATCAATACACGTTCCTCCGCGGGAAGCCTTGTTGGCTTGGCGTCGCCCTTTTTAGAATAGAATATTGTCCGGTAAAAATATATAGAAATCAAGGGAATGA is a window from the Malus domestica chromosome 16, GDT2T_hap1 genome containing:
- the LOC103402853 gene encoding chorismate mutase 3, chloroplastic — protein: MDAKLLQASIPNASAHNASRPSLPNPHLVNHTIFSNPNGVFRSNPGRKLRRPLQVSSFAATSPIRYSSKKRVDESEILTLDSIRHSLIRQEDSIIFSLLERTQYCYNADTYDHDTFSMEGFRGSLVEFMVRETEKLHAQVGRYKSPDEHPFFPAHLPEPMLPPLQYPQVLHPHADSININNKVWNMYFRDLLPRLVKAGDDGNCGSAAVCDTLCLQALSKRIHYGKFVAEAKFRQSPAEYEAAIRAQDGNQLMALLTFETVEAAIKRRVEMKTKTYGQEVKIHEGEDNAANPAYKIKPHLVASLYGDWIMPLTKQVQVEYLLRRLD